In Oncorhynchus clarkii lewisi isolate Uvic-CL-2024 unplaced genomic scaffold, UVic_Ocla_1.0 unplaced_contig_1422_pilon_pilon, whole genome shotgun sequence, the genomic window ctcaacatcaactgttcaggggagacttcgtgaatcaggccttcatggttgaagttgctgcaaaaaaaaaacactactaaagaacaccaataagaagagacttgcttgggccaagaaacacaagcaatggacattagacaggtggaaatctgttctttagtctgataagtccaaatttgagatttttggttccaagcacTGTGTctatgtgagacgcagagtaggtgaacggatgagctccacgtgtgtggttcccaccatgaagcatggaggaggtggtgtgatggtgctttgctggtgacactcagtgattcatttagaattcatggcacacttaaccagcatggctaccacagcattctgcagcgatatgtcatgccatctggtttgggctgagtgggactgtcatttgtttttcaacaggacaatgacccaaaacacctccaggttgtttaagggctatttgaccaagaaggagagtgatggagtgctgcatcagatgacttggcctccacaatcacccgacctcgaATCactttggatgagttggaccgcagagtgaaggaaaggcagccaacaagtgctcagcatatgtggaaactccttcaagactgttggaaaatcattcctcatgaagatgcttgagagaatgccaggagtttaaaaagtgtgcaaagctgtcaaggcaaagggtggctactttgaataatcttttttggttacaacatgattacaaatgtgttatttcatagtttggatgtcttcactattattctacaatgtagaaaatagtcaaattaaaaaaccttgaatgagtagcttgtcaaccgtgtgtgtgtgtatctgtatatacagttgaagtcaaagttcacatacaccttagccaaatgcatttaaaaaaaaatcaatccctgtcttaggtcagttaggatcaccactttattttaagaatgtgaaatgtcaaaataatagtagagagagtgatttatttcagcttttattaatTGTAGActtccaagtctggttcatcctcaggagcaatttccaaacacctgaaggtaccatgttcgtctgtacaaacaatagtaagcaagtataaacaccatgggaccacacaactcagaaaggagacgcgttctgtcttctagaaattaacgtactttggtttgaaaagtgcaaatcaatcccagaacaacagcaaaggaccttgtgaagatgctggaggaaacaggtacaaaagtatctatatccacagtaaaccgagtcctatatcgacataacctgaaaggccgctcagcaaggaagaagccactggtccaaaactgccataaaaaagccagactacggtttgcaactacaccatcccaacggtgaagcacaggggtggcagcatcatgttgtgggggtgctttgctgcaggagggactggtgcacttcacacaatagatggtatcaagaggaggaaaattatgttgatatattgaagaaacatcttaagacatcagtcaggaacttAATGCTttgtcgcaaatggatcttccaaatggacaatgaccccaagcatacttccaaagttgtgtcaaaatggcttaaagacaacaaagtcaaggtattggagtggccatcacaaagccctgacctcaatcctatggaaaatttgttggcagaactgaaaatgcgtgtgcgagcaaggaggcctaaattcagaatgggccaaaattcacccaacttattgtgggaagcttgtggaaggctacccaaaatatttgacccaagttaaacaatttaacggcaatgctaccaaatactaattgagtttatataaacttctgacccactgggaatgtgatgaaagaaataaaagctgaaataaataattatctctattattctgacatttcacattcttaaaataaagtggtgatcctaactgacctaagacagggaatttctactaggattaaatgtcaggaattgtgaaacactgagttgaattgtatttggctaaggtgtatgtaaacttctgacttcaactgtatataatgtgTTTAACAGGGACACTGCTGGTCAGGAGAGGTTTATATATAATGTGTTTAACAGGGACACTGCTGGTCAGGAGAGGTTTATATATAATGTGTTTAACAGGGACACAGCTGGTCAGGAGAGGTTTATATATAATGTGTTTAACAGGGACACTGCTGGTCAGGAGAGGTTTATATATAATGTGTTTAACAGGGACACTGCTGGTCAGGAGAGGTTTATATATAATGTGTTTAACAGGGACACTTCTGGTCAGGAGAGGTTTATATATAATGTGTTTAACAGGGACACAGCTGGTCAGGAGAGGTTTATATATAATGTGTTTAACAGGGACACTGCTGGTCAGGAGAGGTTTATATATAATGTGTTTAACAGGGACACTGCTGGTCAGGAGAGGTTTATATATAATGTGTTTAACAGGGACACAGCTGGTCAGGAGAGGTTCCACACCATCACCACGTCCTACTACCGAGGCGCCATGGGCATCATGCTGGTCTATGACATCACCAACGCCAAGAGCTTCGAGAACATCAGCAAGTGGCTCCGCAACATCGACGAGGTACACACACGGACattatacacacgcacacattcccacacacatatagatagagatacagttaagaatgtgaaatgtcagaataatagaagggagaatgatttatttcagcttttatttctttcatcacattcccagtgggtcagaagtttacatatactcaactagtatttggtagcattgcctttaattgtttaactttggtcaaatattttgggtagccttccacaagcttcccacaataagttgggtgaattttggcccattcctcctgacagagctggtgtaactgagtcaggtttgtaggcctccttgctcgcacaagctttttcagttctgcccacaaatgttctataagattgaggtcagggctttgtgatggccactccaataccttgactttgttgtccttaagccattttgccacaactttggaagtatgcttggggtcattgtccatttggaagacccatttgcgaccaagatttaacttcctgactgtctttttactgttgttttatttctttacctacctattgttcacctaacaccttttttgcactattggttagagcctgtatgtaagcatttcactgtaaggtctactacacctgttgtattcataatttcactgtgaggtctactacacctgttggattcagcatttcactgtaagatctacctacacctgttatattcggtgcacatgacaaataaacttttatttgatgtcttgagatgttgcttcaatatatccacataattttcctctgtcatgatgccatctagtttgtgaagtgcaccagtccctcctgcagcaaagcacccccacaacatgatgctgccacccccacaacatgatgctgccacccccatgcttcacggttgggatggtgttcttcggcttgcaagcctccccctttttcctccaaacataacgatggtcattatggccaaacagttctatttttggttcatcagaccagaggacatttatccataaagtactatctttgtccccatgtgcagttgtaaaccgtagtctggctttttatggcggttttggagcagtggtttcttccttgctgagcgcctttcaggttatgtcgatacaggactcgttttactgtggatatagatacttttgtacctgtttcctccagcatcttcacaaggtcctttgctgttgttctgagattaatttgcacttttcacaacaaagtatgttcatctctaggagacagaacgcgtctccttcctgagcggtatgatggctgcgtggtcccagggtgtttatacttgcgtattattgtttgtacagatgaacgcggtaccttcaggtgttggaaattgctcccaaggataaaccagacttgtggaggtctacaattatttttctggctgatttcttttgattttcccatgatgtcaaacagaggcactgagtttgatggtaggccttgaaatacatccacaggtactcctccaatcgactcaaattatgtaaattagcctatcagaagcttctaaagccatggcataattttctggaattttccaagctgtttaaaggcacagtcaacttagtgtatgtaaacttctgacccactggaattgtgatacagtgaaataatctgtctgtacacaattgttgtaaaaatgacttgtgtcatgcactaagtagatgtcctaaccgagtaGATGTCCTAAggcatttgtggagtgtttgaaaaacgagatttagttactccaacctaagtgtatgtaaacttctgacttcaagtgtgtgtgtgtgtacaaaatataaaacatcagcagtttccagctataatagtaatttacaacattaacaatgtctacactgtttctgatcaatttgattttattttatctctctatatatatatacacacacacacacagtgccttgcgaaagtattcggcccccttgaactttgcgaccttttgccacatttcaggcttcaaacataaagatataaaactgtatttttttgtgaagaatcaacaacaagtgggacacaatcatgaagtggaacgacatttattggatatttcaaactttttttaacaaatcaaaaactgaaaaattgggcgtgcaaaattattcagcccctttactttcagtgcagcaaactctctccagaagttcagtgaggatctctgatctctctatatatatatatatatatatatatatatatatatatatatatatatatatatatatacacacacacacacacacacacctctctcacacacacacgttatataGTTGTGGAGAGAGAATCTTGCTAAAGCGTTCACTGCCTCATTCAGAGGGCCGGATGGGGTTAGTCTGTACTATGATGGGTTTAGTCTGTACTATGATGGGTTTAGTCTGTACTGTGATGGGGTTAGTCTGTACTGTGATGGGGTTAGTCTGTACTGTGATGGGGTTAGTTAGTACAGACTAACTAACCCCGTCATCGTACAGACTAACTAACCCCAACACACAGTGCAGACTGTTGGGGTTAGTTAGTCTGTACGATTATGCGCCAAGGTCAGTCTGTACGACGATGCGTCGGGGTGTTGTGTGATGTTGGGGTTCGAGTCAGTCTGTAATATGATGTTTTTCAGCATGCCAACGAGGACGTGGAGAGAATGCTGCTAGGCAACAAGTGTGACATGGAGGACAAGAGGGTGGTACCAAAAGCCAAGGGAGAGCAGGTGAGACACACTATCATTTCAATAGGCTCCATGTTGTATTAACAGTAGACTTTCAGCCTGTCAGAACGTTGCCAGGTGTCGCCTTTAGCATCAATGTCAACCTGCAATGTGCAGCAAACGTTGATATATAGATATGATAAATGGTGCAGTAACTATTATCTAGGATTCATTGCTTGAAGAAATatttgtggaaatatatatatttaaacaaaataacaacaataGTTATTTGTTTTAGATAATCAATTATATGTTTTGTATAAttctatcaatcaaatgtatttataaagcccttcttatatctgctgatatctcaaaatgctgtacagaaatcaagcctaaaaccccaaacagcaagcaatgcaggtgtagaagcacggtggctaggaaaaacctcctagaaaggccagaacctaggaaaaaacctagagaggatggctcttctggctgtgccgggtggagattataacagaacatggccaagatgttcaaatgttcatagatgaccagcagggtcagataataataatcacagtagttgtcgagggtgcaacaggtcagcacctcaggagtaaatgtcagttggcttttcatagccgatcattcagagtatctctaccgctcctgctgtctctagagagttgaaaacagcaggtctgggacaggtagcacgtccggtgaacaggtcagggttccatagccgcaggcagaacagttgaaactggagcagcagcacggccaggtggactggggacagcaaggagtcatcatgccaggtagtcctgaggcatggtcctagagctcaggtcctccgagagaaagagagaattagagagagccgtcttaaattcacacaggacaccggataagacaggagaaatactccagatataacaaactgaccctagccccccgacacaaactattgtagcataaatactggaggctgagacacgaGGGGtcggagggatatcttcaaccaccaactaactatcctgagacaaggcgaGTATaggccacaaagatctccgccacgccACAAACCCGAGGGGAGGGGGgtgggcaacccagacaggaagaccacgtcagtgactcaacccactcaagtgacgcaccccttctaGGGACAGCTTGGAAGagtgccagtgactcagcccctgtaatagcgaatcccagtggagagaggggaaccggccaggcagagtcagcaagggcggttcgttgctccagagcctttccgtttaccttcacacttctgggccagactacactcaatcataggacctacagAAAAGATGAGTCttaaataaagacttaaaggttgagaccgagtctcaCTCACTaatatgttttggttctagtcaggattctagcagccgtatttagcactaactgaagtttatttagtgccttttccgggtagccggaaagtagaccattgcagtagtctaatctagaagtgacaaaagtatggatacatttttcggcatcatttttggacaaagtttctgatttttgcaatgttacgtagatggaaaaaagctgtccttgaaacagtcttgatatgttcgtcaaaagagagatcagggtccagagtaacaccgaggtccttcacagttttatttcagatgactgtacaaccatcaagattaattgtcagattcaacagaagatctctttgtttcttgggacctagaacaagcatttctgttttgtccaagtttaaaagtagaacatctGCTGCTCTCCACTTCCTTatatctgaaacacaggcttccagggagggcaattttggggcttcaccatgtttcatctaaatatacagctgtgtgtcgtccgcatagcactgaaagttaacattatgtttccgaatgacatccccaagaggtaaaatatataggggaaaacaatagtggtcctaaatcggagccttgaggaacactgaaatttacagttgatttgtcagaggacaaactgatATTTGtttgacagataagatctaaaccaggccagaacttgtccgtgtagaccaattagggtttacaatctctccaaaagaatgtggtgatcaatggtatcgaaagcagcactaaggtctaggagcacgaggacagatgtagagcctcggtctgatgtcattacaaggtaatttaccaccttcacaagtgcagtctcagcgCTATGATGGGGTCATAAACCAGACTGAAGAGTATCGTATACATTGTTGGTCTTCAGGAAGGCAGCGAGTTGCTGctagaggaatgggagattcgatataggccgactCTTTGGGTTGTCagagaatttatagcacagcttttgatgctccttggttggggtctgagcagattatttgttgcgattgcaaatgtgctaaaatggtggtccgatagtccaggattatgaggaaaaacattaagatccacaacatttattccatgggacaaaactaggtccagagtatgactgtgacagtgagtaggtccagagtatgactgtgacagtgagtaggtccagagtatgactgtgacagtgagtaggtccagagtatgactgtgacagtgagtaggtccagagtatgactgtgacagtgagtaggtccagagtatgactgtgacagtgagtaggtccagagtatgactgtgacagtgagtaggtccagagtatgactgtgacagtgagtaggtccagagacatgttggacaaaacccactgagtcgatgatggctccgaaagccttttggtgtgggtctgtggacttttccatgtgaatattaaaatcaccaaaaattagaatattatctgccatgactgaAAGATaagataggaattcagggaactacttttgtttaaaaaaagtaGAAATGAATAAGATTACAATATAACCGTCCAGGTTGGTGAAATGTTTTGCTGAATTCCTAAACAAAAGCACCTGAACTGTAAAGAATGAATTGCATAAAGAAATAGCATATTTTACGTTTATTATGTTAAAACAAAGCCTATATATGTTATTATGTTACAAATGTTTGCTTAGTAACCAAAGCAATGCCGTTGCGGGAGTGGTAATGTGCCGAATGCAGGGGTATTCTTGGAAAAAGTGACATTTGGAAATAGAGCTGCACCTATTGAATTATGAGTTATTTGACAAAGGTACgcgtttttaaaaaaaaagactCTTTCAGATTCTATATAGAAATCACAATGTTTTATCTGCATGTGACTTTGAAGGAGGATTTGATACTGTGTTGCTCCTTTCTCTGCATCTGTCAATTATATGATGCATCCATCTCTTCATCTACAATTTGACAACTGATAATATTGTCACTCATCAGGTTATTGTCCATTTAATCTTGTCTATAGGTTATTTTTATGTGTGAAATTGTTTTCGGTGTAGTTTTGATTGGCTGACTGGCATCGTTTCAACTTGGATAaagtcaaggatatgttttgcATTATTCTAAAGGCCTGTTTTTATTTCCCTTACAATAAATTAGATTAGTAGAGGGATTACAGTAAACCAAGCAGCAAACAAACGGCTTcgttttacaaagtaaaacgtAAAAGATAATGTTATCATTCTGCAAGGCGAGCTGTCAAACCTcattacactattgttctaaattaAATCAACCTTATCATTCAATTAGGCCTAATTTTAAATTAGATTGTGAAGCAAACTTGCACAATTATCGtccatttgtcattcattcagtgGGCATCGTTTTCTTCACTGGAtagtcaaggatatgttttgcATTATTCTATTTTTCTGAAGGTCTACTGCAACACGTAGCATGTGTTTGTTTCCCTTAAAGTACATTTGTTATAGAGTTATAGTAAATAATCAGTCAtgtcctcctctttcactctctctcagaTTGCCAGAGAACATGGTATTAGATTTTTTGAGACGAGTGCCAAGGCCAACGTCAGCATCGAGAAGGCTTTCCTCACGCTAGCAGAAGACATCCTCAGAAAGGTTGGTGGTGTTAGTATCTGTagcatgtgtgtatgtacagtaccagtcaaaagtctggacacatcttctcattccagggtttttctttattttacttttttatacattgtagaataatagtgaagacatcaacacaatgaaataacacttatggaatcatgtagtaaccaaaaaagtattaaacaaatcctaaatatatttgagattcttcaaagtagccaccctttgccttgatgacagcttggcacactcttggcattctctcaaccagcttcaggaggtagtcacctggaataggtgcaccttgttaaaagttaatttgtggatttgcagtccaaataaatgcttcacagagttcaagttcaaggagactgcatgaatcaggccttcatggttgaattgctgcaaagaaaccactactaaaggacaccaataagaagaagagacttgcttgggccaagaaacacgagcaatggacattagaccagtggaagtctgtcctttggtctgatgagtccaaatgtgctatttttggttccaatcgagGTGTTTGTGAGACAtcgagtaggtgaacggatgatctccacatgtgtggttcccaccttgaagcatggaggaggaggtgtaggggtgctttgctgttgacactgtcgtGATTTATTTAAGAGGGAAGGCACACtgaaccagcatagctaccacagcattctgcagcgatatgctaAACCATCTGGGTTGGCCTTAGTTccactattatttgtttttccaacaggacaatgacccaaccaacacacctccaggttgagtaagggctattttaccaagaaggagagtgatggagtgctgcatcagatgacctgtcctccacaatcacccaactcaatttggatggtttgggatgagttggacctcggATTGAAGAAAACGCAGcgagcaagtgctcagcatatgtgggaactccttcaagactgttggaaaagcattcctcatgaagttgTTTGAGAGaattcaagagtgtgcaaagctgtcaaggcaaagggtggctactttaaagaatatatatattttgat contains:
- the LOC139405211 gene encoding ras-related protein Rab-10-like, whose amino-acid sequence is MAKKTYDLLFKLLLIGDSGVGKTCVLFRFSDDAFNTTFISTIGIDFKIKTVELQGKKIKLQIWDTAGQERFHTITTSYYRGAMGIMLVYDITNAKSFENISKWLRNIDEHANEDVERMLLGNKCDMEDKRVVPKAKGEQIAREHGIRFFETSAKANVSIEKAFLTLAEDILRKTPVKEPNSENVDISGGSGVTGWKSKCCS